One stretch of Rhinolophus ferrumequinum isolate MPI-CBG mRhiFer1 chromosome 5, mRhiFer1_v1.p, whole genome shotgun sequence DNA includes these proteins:
- the SGMS2 gene encoding phosphatidylcholine:ceramide cholinephosphotransferase 2 codes for MDIIETAKLEEHMENQTNDPTNTYTRPAEPVEEESKNGNGKPKSLPNGLRKGTKKYPDYIQIAMPNESRNKFPLEWWKTGIAFVYALFNLVLTTVMITVVHERVPPKELSPPLPDKFFDYIDRVKWAFSVSEINGIILVGLWITQWLFLRYKSIVGRRFFFIIGTLYLYRCITMYVTTLPVPGMHFQCAPKLNGDSQAKVQRILRLISGGGLSITGSHILCGDFLFSGHTVVLTLTYLFIKEYSPRHFWWYHLICWLLSAAGIICILVAHEHYTVDVIVAYYITTRLFWWYHSMANEKNLKVSSQTNFLSRAWWFPIFYFFEKNVQGSIPCCFSWPLSWPPGCFKSSCKKYSRVQKIGEDNEKST; via the exons ATGGATATCATAGAGACAGCAAAACTTGAAGAACATATGGAAAATCAAACCAACGATCCTACAAACACTTACACAAGACCTGCCGAACCTGttgaagaagaaagcaaaaatggCAACGGTAAACCTAAGAGCTTACCCAATGGGTTGCGAAAGGGCACCAAAAAGTACCCGGACTATATCCAAATCGCTATGCCCAATGAATCAAGGAACAAATTTCCCCTCGAGTGGTGGAAAACAGGCATTGCCTTCGTGTATGCTCTTTTCAACCTTGTCTTGACAACCGTCATGATCACAGTTGTACACGAGAGGGTCCCTCCCAAGGAGCTCAGCCCCCCACTCCCAGACAAGTTTTTTGATTATATTGATCGGGTGAAATGGGCATTTTCTGTATCAGAAATAAATGGGATTATATTAGTTGGATTATGGATCACCCAGTGGCTGTTTCTGAGATACAA GTCAATAGTGGGGCGCAGATTCTTTTTTATCATTGGAACTTTATACCTGTATCGCTGTATCACAATGTATGTCACTACTCTACCTGTACCTGGAATGCACTTCCAGTGTGCTCCAAAG CTCAACGGAGACTCTCAGGCGAAAGTACAACGGATTTTGCGGTTGATATCCGGTGGTGGGTTGTCCATAACTGGATCGCATATCTTGTGCGGAGACTTTCTCTTCAGCGGTCACACAGTTGTGCTGACACTTACTTATTTGTTCATCAAAGAAT ATTCGCCCCGTCACTTCTGGTGGTATCACTTAATCTGCTGGCTGCTGAGCGCTGCGGGGATTATCTGCATTCTTGTAGCACACGAACACTATACTGTCGATGTGATCGTCGCTTATTATATCACGACACGGCTGTTTTGGTGGTACCATTCCATGGCCAATGAAAAG AACTTGAAGGTCTCTTCACAGACTAATTTCCTGTCTCGAGCATGGTGGTTccccatcttttatttttttgagaaaaacgTACAAGGCTCAATTCCTTGCTGCTTCTCCTGGCCGCTCTCCTGGCCTCCTGGCTGCTTTAAATCATCATGTAAAAAGTATTCTCGGGTTCAGAAGATAGGGGAAGATAATGAGAAATCGACCTGA